One part of the Candidatus Zixiibacteriota bacterium genome encodes these proteins:
- a CDS encoding cohesin domain-containing protein: MTGWLAGGLPVALLLLLPLLLVAWPAQAQTPSILDTLRIINATAAVGDTFDVDVYLRNVDSLGSFTFRIVYNTALIEPLTDTSAVGDTVKIELQALRGATIWENFGASFGGAGVITFVAVNWDIGVDAFMPGAGATARMQFRVLPTATAQVTTIDFENDPNYPAAYNTITDAWASVFKRPVLTNGSVTITEGGGPGPGNDPPSIPVLPSPLSVNQGDLITFSVSATDPDGDSLRLRAFNLPTGAQFTPANPVYGKPIATGTFRWTPNFSQSGPYVVSFEATDSAGLVGTIRNVTIDVTEVARDMLFTTSVAGQDPQGGVPGATGVVIPVDLTTVQTVYGVQFDFVYDPTVFTPTMLQPTDKLTGFTVYDNLGVTPGRLRVVTFSLVGDPVGAGTSNVLFNVIGNISGDAAPGAYDIKFENSWESINPDPNVASVQLASTDGAVYVDFAGDVNLDGRVDVADVVAVVGYILGDFTFTGRQFGAGDVNHDMYLDVFDLVTIVNTIFGTQPLALAAAVTPARLSLTYDASDGPHGAYRLAASAPTDIAGAQIEFEYDPKQVTLSSPQSLSAASGYLLRHRNDGRGHLIALMVYMPSSGTSRIQPGESEILRIPLASGAGDRPSLYISNAKLADPKAGRIEVTGIEPLPRDFVLEQNYPNPFNAATTISFSLRGSAGTVATRLEVFNVLGQHLATLIDEPMEPGNYSRVWDGTSESGQAVASGLYFYRLTTGNHTETKKMVLLK, from the coding sequence CACGTTTCGCATTGTCTACAATACCGCGCTGATCGAGCCCTTGACCGACACGAGCGCCGTCGGCGACACGGTTAAGATCGAGTTGCAGGCGCTGCGCGGGGCGACAATCTGGGAGAACTTCGGTGCGAGCTTTGGCGGCGCAGGAGTAATCACGTTCGTGGCCGTCAACTGGGACATCGGCGTCGATGCGTTCATGCCGGGAGCGGGTGCGACGGCACGTATGCAATTTCGTGTCCTGCCGACCGCGACCGCGCAGGTGACGACAATCGACTTCGAGAACGACCCCAACTACCCCGCAGCTTATAACACGATCACAGATGCGTGGGCGTCGGTATTCAAGCGTCCTGTCCTCACCAACGGTTCTGTGACTATTACCGAAGGTGGCGGTCCCGGCCCGGGGAATGATCCACCGTCGATCCCGGTGTTGCCTTCGCCGCTCTCGGTCAACCAGGGTGATCTGATCACGTTCAGTGTCAGCGCGACCGATCCCGATGGCGATTCGCTCCGGTTGCGGGCGTTCAATCTCCCCACCGGCGCCCAGTTCACGCCCGCGAATCCGGTCTATGGCAAACCGATCGCAACCGGCACGTTCCGGTGGACGCCGAATTTCTCGCAGTCGGGGCCGTACGTGGTGAGCTTCGAGGCGACGGATTCCGCCGGTCTTGTCGGGACCATCCGCAATGTCACGATCGATGTCACCGAAGTTGCGCGCGATATGTTGTTCACCACATCGGTGGCCGGGCAAGACCCGCAGGGAGGGGTCCCCGGCGCGACCGGGGTCGTTATCCCGGTCGATCTCACGACCGTGCAGACGGTCTATGGCGTCCAGTTCGACTTTGTCTATGACCCCACGGTGTTCACGCCCACAATGCTCCAGCCGACTGATAAGTTGACCGGCTTCACGGTCTACGACAATCTCGGTGTCACGCCCGGACGATTGCGCGTCGTCACCTTCTCGCTCGTCGGCGATCCGGTCGGCGCGGGCACGTCCAATGTTCTGTTCAACGTGATCGGCAATATCTCCGGCGATGCTGCGCCGGGGGCGTACGATATCAAGTTCGAGAACAGCTGGGAGTCGATCAATCCCGACCCGAATGTGGCCTCGGTGCAGTTGGCCTCCACCGATGGCGCGGTTTACGTCGATTTCGCCGGTGATGTGAACCTCGATGGCCGCGTCGACGTCGCCGATGTCGTGGCGGTGGTTGGTTACATCCTCGGCGATTTCACTTTCACCGGACGGCAGTTCGGGGCCGGCGATGTCAATCACGACATGTACCTGGATGTGTTCGATCTGGTCACGATCGTCAATACGATCTTCGGGACACAGCCACTGGCGCTGGCCGCCGCCGTCACGCCGGCCCGCCTGTCGCTGACATACGATGCCTCCGATGGTCCGCATGGCGCCTATCGTCTGGCCGCCAGCGCTCCGACCGACATCGCCGGGGCACAGATCGAATTCGAGTATGACCCGAAACAGGTGACGCTGTCTTCGCCACAGTCTCTGTCGGCGGCGTCAGGGTATCTCTTGCGTCATCGCAACGATGGTCGCGGTCACTTGATCGCCCTGATGGTCTACATGCCCAGCTCAGGGACCTCCCGGATCCAACCCGGTGAATCCGAAATCCTGCGGATCCCGTTGGCCTCCGGCGCTGGTGACCGACCTTCTCTCTACATTAGTAATGCCAAGCTGGCGGATCCGAAGGCGGGGCGCATCGAAGTGACCGGCATCGAGCCGCTGCCGCGCGATTTCGTTCTGGAGCAGAACTACCCGAACCCGTTCAACGCGGCTACGACGATCTCTTTCTCGTTGCGTGGGTCCGCAGGCACCGTAGCCACAAGACTGGAAGTCTTCAACGTCCTCGGCCAGCATCTCGCCACGCTGATCGATGAGCCGATGGAGCCGGGCAACTACTCACGGGTCTGGGACGGCACAAGCGAATCGGGCCAGGCGGTCGCCAGCGGTTTGTACTTCTATCGCCTGACGACCGGGAACCACACGGAAACGAAGAAGATGGTGCTCCTGAAATAG